GCCTGCGCATGCGCTCCGCTCGCGGACTCGCTGCGCGGATTCTCCGGCGCCACCGTGCACGCCCACGCTAAACCTTCCCCCCGCGCCGCAGCATCCGCCGATCGAGTATTCGAGCGAAAGCCCAAGCGGAGGCGAGGCGGCCCCCCGCCCCCCAGCACCCCCCCCCCTTCCCCCCCCCCCACCACCCCCTGCGCCGCCGGGCCCCCCCCGCCCCCGGGCCCCCGCCCGCAAGCCAGCCACGCCCGCGCCTCACGACCACTTCAATTGGTCCAGCCGCAGCGCAGCCGCCGCGTCTTCGGGGCGGCTCCGCGCAGGCGTCGAACATCGGCGCACGGCCGAGACCAACGCGCCCGACCCACCGTGCCCCCCCACCGCGCAACGCCCCCGCCGGCGAGGCGTCAAGGAAACTCCCCGCCGGCGAGGCGACAAGATAAAACTTCAACACCCCGCGTCGAACGCGTTGCTGAACGCCAGGAAGTCGAACAGGGTCAGGCTGCCGTCGCCGTCGAAGTCGGCGCGGGCGTCGCCCGCATCGAAGGCGTTGGAGAAGGCCAGGAAGTCGAAGAGGGTCAGGCTGCCGTCGCCATCGAAGTCCGCCGGGCACGCCCCGCCGAGGATGGCGTCTATCGCGTCCAGGTCGTCCTGGTTGACCACCAGGTCGCCCGTGACGTCGGCCGAGAGGTCGAACAGCACCGCCTCGTTGATGTCGTCCCAGTTGGCCTCGCCGTCGTTGGCCGCGGCGATCTGCGCGACGATGTAGTCGCGGTCGAACGCGTCCACCAGGCCGTCGGCGCCGGCCGTGGGCGTCCAGCCCGGGGTGGTCAGGCCATCGGCGTTGGAGATGTCAAAGCGGCTCCAGCCGGACTGGTAGGCGATGCTGCCGTCGCCGATGATGGTGCCGAAGAAGTTGCCGCTGGTGCTGGCGTCGTCGACGGCCTCGAAGCCGGCCACGCGGTCGAGGTTGCCCGTGGCGGTGCTAAGGGCCAGGCCGTCGGCGAAGTAGCGGGCGTCCTCGACGTCGAAGTTGCCGTCGCCGTTGAAGTCGCCGATGATCTCGAGCACGACGCCCGAGCCGGGCTCGAAGCTGGCGCGGTCCTCGAGCGCGGCGATCATGGCGGGGATGTCGTTGACGTTGCGCAGGCCGTCGTTGTTGAAGTCGCCGGCCAGGCCGTTGCGGGCGCTCAGCGGGCTGCCGTAGAAGACCGGGTTGCCGGCCTGATCGACGTAGTTGCCCCCGCCGGCGACGCCGTCGGTGTAGGTGACGCCCGCGGTGCGGGTGGGCGCCAGGCCGGTGGTGCTGACGCTGCCGAAGGTGGCCAGGCGGGCGTCGCCCAGCACGATGCTGGTGGCGCGGATCTCGTCCTGCAGGCTCTGGTTGAAGTCGGGGTTGGGGATCAGGCCGATGGGGTCCTCGTTCTCCTGCACGAAGTCGGTGGCGGCCGAGAGCACGAAGTTCAGGGCCAGGAACTCGGCGGGGGTGAAGTCGGTCTCGGGCGTGCCCATGCCGGCCTGCTCGAACGCCGCGATGCTGGCGGTGATGTTGTTGAGGTAGGCCGCGGCCTGCTCGTTCTGCATGGGCGGCAGGCCGGTGCCGATGCGGCCGCCCAGCGAGGGCGCCACCGCACGGGGGCTGCCCAGGGTGGTGAAGGTCTCCGGCCCGCCGATGGTGTAGCCGTTCTGGTCGTTGTCGAGCACCTCGTCGATGGTCGGGCGGCTGAACTCGGTGCCGCCGATCAGGTCGTTCTGCACGGCCAGCACGTCGGCCCGGCCGGTGAACAGCCAGCGGCTGGCGCGCTCGGCGCCGGTGTGGCCGATGGCCAGGCGCGTGTTGATGACGGTGGCCTCCATCGAGCCCGAGCCGCCCTTGTTGCTGGGCAGGTAATCGGGGCCGATGAGGTTGAACTGGGCATCATTGTTCTTGGCGCCGATGTTCTCGCCGCGGCCCCACGAGGGATCCAGCCCGATGGAGTTCTGGAAGCCGTTGCGCGTGCCCGAGCCCGAGTCGCGCGTCACGAACACCAGGTTCTCGCCGGTGCTCAGGCGACCGGTGGCGTTGCCGTAGCGCAGGTCGCTCTGGCGGATCTCCTGCTTGCCCACGCCGTAGTTGACGATGGCCGCGATGGGCACGAAGGCGATCTGCGTGTCGAACACCACGTCGGTGTCGGTCGCCGCCGGCGGGTTGGCCGGGTCGAACGGGCGCAGGCCGCCCAGGCTCTTGAGGTTGTTGCTCTGACTTATGGGCGCGCCGGTCTTGTCGGTGGCGAAGATCTGGGCGTTGCCGTAGCCGGCCGAGCCGGGCTTGGCGTCCAGGGTGCCGTCGCCGGCCTGCGTGGCGAACCACGAGCTGGGCACGTCGAGCACGGCCAGGTCGATGCGGAAGCCGCCCATCGAGCTCGTGCTCGGGAAGGTAAACGGCGAGACCAGGTAGCTGCCGTCCATCATCGAGCGGAAGGGCGAGCCGCCGGGGTTGCCGGCGTTGTACACGCCCGGCACGGTGCCGGTGGCCAGGTCGACCCACTTCTCGCGGTTGGCGTAGGCGTTCTCGGCGTCGCCCGAGAACAGGCCCACGCGCGGATCATCGTCGTCGCGGGTGGTATCGAACAGCGTGGGGGCCAGCGGGCCGTCGAGGTCGTTGGTCAGCACGAACTCTGCCAGGCCGTTGCCCGAGCCGGTCGAGCGGTAGGTGACGATCCAGTGGGCGTCGTCGTCGTAGCCGCCCGAGCCGCGCTGGCCGCCGGGGGCGAGTTGGTCGATGCCCGGGCCGATGCGACGGGCAAAGCCGTCCAGGTCCGGGTCGAGGAAGTCGTTGGTCGACGAGGGCGCCTGGAAGAAGCTCTCGAACAGCGTCGCGCCCGAGATGTTCACGAGGTAGGGACCGCGCACGGCCAGATCGGCCGGGGTCGTGCCGGGGCTGCCCACGCTGCTGACCAGGGTGGTGCCGGCGGGCGCGCTGACGTAGCCACCATCGACGCCATCGGTGCTCAGCGCCCAGTTGGCGCCCACGTTGGCGTCGTAGAAGGGGTTGACCAGGTAGAACGAGGCGGCGCCGTCGTCCACGGGCCAGCCGTCGTTGCCGCTGCCGTCGTAGGTCACCTGGGCGACGGCGGCGCCGAAGTCGCGACCGGCGTGGCTGGTGATGCTGTCCCACAGGCCGAACTGCTCGGTGCCGCTGTTGTTCAGCGCCTGCCAGTTGTCGACGGCGATGAAGTTAATGCCCGCGCCCCACGCAGCCTCGACCTCGGCCACGCTCAGCGCGCTGTTGTACAGGACGGCGGTGCCGCCCGCGGGAACGCTGCCGCCGGCGATGTTGGCCGCCGTCACGGGCGAACCGCCGATGTCATCCAGCACCCAACCGGTCAGGTCGACGGAGGTGTCGCCGGTATTGACGATCTCGACGTACTCCCACGAGTTGTCGGGATCAAACGCCGGGTTGAACATGATCTCGGTGATGGCGATGCTCTGGGCGCCGGCGGTTGCCGCGGCGCCGGCCAGGCCGCACGCGGCCAGCAGCGTCGAAATGGTCTTGGTCGTCTTCATGGAACTTCTCTCCGCAAGGTGAACAGGAAGCCTCGTGCTCATGGTCCTTCCGAGGCGGCATCGACCGCCCGGCTCCTCCCTCGTCGAGGGCCGGACCGCGCCCCCGATGCCCGCGTTGCAGCGGGCCATGCCTTGATGTGGGTCAGCAACGCAAACGGCCGCGGTTTCCCGCGGCCGTAGCGACGAATCAGTCTTCCAGGCGAACGCGGATATTGCGGCCCGTCAGGCTGTAGAACTGCTCGCCCCACAACCGCTGGCGGATCGTGTCTCGAACGTCGTACAAGGCCACGTGTCCGTCGGCGAACACGAAGTTGGCCTTGCCGCCGTGCTTGCGGCTGACGGCGTTCAGGTTCGTCCGCGGATCCTCGATCAGGCCCGTCGCCTTCTCGGCCTCGCCGGCATCAAGGATGTCGCGATCGGGATCGGGATAGGTAAAGCGTGCCTCGGCGCCCGAGCTGCCCGGGGCCTCGCGATACACGTCCTGGCCCGCGCTCAGGCCAAGGAAGGGC
This window of the Phycisphaerales bacterium genome carries:
- a CDS encoding lamin tail domain-containing protein, whose product is MKTTKTISTLLAACGLAGAAATAGAQSIAITEIMFNPAFDPDNSWEYVEIVNTGDTSVDLTGWVLDDIGGSPVTAANIAGGSVPAGGTAVLYNSALSVAEVEAAWGAGINFIAVDNWQALNNSGTEQFGLWDSITSHAGRDFGAAVAQVTYDGSGNDGWPVDDGAASFYLVNPFYDANVGANWALSTDGVDGGYVSAPAGTTLVSSVGSPGTTPADLAVRGPYLVNISGATLFESFFQAPSSTNDFLDPDLDGFARRIGPGIDQLAPGGQRGSGGYDDDAHWIVTYRSTGSGNGLAEFVLTNDLDGPLAPTLFDTTRDDDDPRVGLFSGDAENAYANREKWVDLATGTVPGVYNAGNPGGSPFRSMMDGSYLVSPFTFPSTSSMGGFRIDLAVLDVPSSWFATQAGDGTLDAKPGSAGYGNAQIFATDKTGAPISQSNNLKSLGGLRPFDPANPPAATDTDVVFDTQIAFVPIAAIVNYGVGKQEIRQSDLRYGNATGRLSTGENLVFVTRDSGSGTRNGFQNSIGLDPSWGRGENIGAKNNDAQFNLIGPDYLPSNKGGSGSMEATVINTRLAIGHTGAERASRWLFTGRADVLAVQNDLIGGTEFSRPTIDEVLDNDQNGYTIGGPETFTTLGSPRAVAPSLGGRIGTGLPPMQNEQAAAYLNNITASIAAFEQAGMGTPETDFTPAEFLALNFVLSAATDFVQENEDPIGLIPNPDFNQSLQDEIRATSIVLGDARLATFGSVSTTGLAPTRTAGVTYTDGVAGGGNYVDQAGNPVFYGSPLSARNGLAGDFNNDGLRNVNDIPAMIAALEDRASFEPGSGVVLEIIGDFNGDGNFDVEDARYFADGLALSTATGNLDRVAGFEAVDDASTSGNFFGTIIGDGSIAYQSGWSRFDISNADGLTTPGWTPTAGADGLVDAFDRDYIVAQIAAANDGEANWDDINEAVLFDLSADVTGDLVVNQDDLDAIDAILGGACPADFDGDGSLTLFDFLAFSNAFDAGDARADFDGDGSLTLFDFLAFSNAFDAGC